Part of the Deltaproteobacteria bacterium genome is shown below.
GATTGCCGCCAAGGGGTTGATGACGTTTTTCCCCGTGTATTTCGGGGCGGACCCGCCGATGGGTTCGAACATGGAGGTTCCATCGGGGTTAATGTTCCCTCCGCACGCGATTCCCATACCGCCCTGAATCATGGCCCCCAAGTCGGTGATGATATCGCCGAACATGTTGTCTGTCACGATGACGTCAAACCATTCGGGGTTTTTGACCATCCACATGCAGGTGGCATCCACATGGGCGTAGTCTGTTTTTATTTCGGGGTATTCCGGCGCGATCTCGTGGAAAGCCCTCTCCCAGAGGTCGAAAGCGTAGGTGAGCACGTTGGTTTTGCCGCAGAGAGTCAACTTGCGGTCCCTGTTGCGTTTTTTGGTATATTCGAAGGCATAGCGCAGGCACCGTTCGACGCCTTTTCTTGTATTGATTGATTCCTGAATCGCCACCTCGTCCTTGGTGCCTTTTTTCAGGAATCCACCGGCGCCGGCGTACAGACCTTCCGTGTTTTCCCGGACAACGACGAAATCGATTTCCTTCGGTCCCTTGTTCTTGAGGGGCGTGTCAACACCCTCGTATAGTTTTACGGGGCGGAGGTTGATGTACTGGTCCAGTTCAAATCGAGTCCGCAGAAGAATCCCCTTTTCCAGAATACCGGGTTTCACGTCGGGGTGCCCGATCGCGCCCAGGAAGATGGCCTTGAATTGACGCAGTTCATTCAGGACACTGTCC
Proteins encoded:
- a CDS encoding 3-isopropylmalate dehydrogenase, which gives rise to MGKEYNVAVMPGDGTGPEVVAEGIKVLDAAAQALGFTLRYTHYDIGGERYKKTGEILPDSVLNELRQFKAIFLGAIGHPDVKPGILEKGILLRTRFELDQYINLRPVKLYEGVDTPLKNKGPKEIDFVVVRENTEGLYAGAGGFLKKGTKDEVAIQESINTRKGVERCLRYAFEYTKKRNRDRKLTLCGKTNVLTYAFDLWERAFHEIAPEYPEIKTDYAHVDATCMWMVKNPEWFDVIVTDNMFGDIITDLGAMIQGGMGIACGGNINPDGTSMFEPIGGSAPKYTGKNVINPLAAITAGAMLMECLGEDRAALMIEDAVQKAIREDLKSMEAGNMGMGTSDVGNLIAGYVLQGK